The sequence GATGTCTGGTATGCACACGGCATATGGTTTAATGATGAGGAAATAACGAAACTGGGAGCATGTGGGTGTGGTATCGCGCATTGTCCGAGCAGTAATATGAAGCTCTCATCCGGTACCTTTCCAATTGAGAAAATGCTTGCAAATAATGTGAATGTTGGTCTTGGTGTTGACGGGTCTGCTTCCAATGACGCATCCAGTATGTTACTCGAAGTGAAAATTATGAATCTCTTACATAAGTTACAGCACGGCTCTACTGCTTTATCAGCAGAGGAATGTTTATATGTGGCAACAAGAGGATCCTCTAAAGTTCTCGGCTGGGAGGATGCAATCGGCTCATTAGAAGTAGGAAAAGCTGCTGATTTATTTATGATTGATACCAACAGATTAGAGTTTGCAGGTGCGTTGTTTGATGATACCTCTTTACCGGTACTAACGGGTACAGCACAGGTGGATACCACGATTGTTGGAGGAAAAGTGGTTGTGGAAGGTGGTCGTCTAGTCGGGATTAATGAAGAGCAAATCGCTTTCCAGGCACAAATAGCAGCAAACAGAATGCTGGAAATGGCAGCAAAGAATACAAACGTAAATTATCGTAGAAGACGTTCCAAGAAATAAGGTTAGAACGAGCAAGTATCATGGATTTTCCATGATACTTGCTGTTCCCAAGATCTTTGGCTTATGCTGCTAGCACGACTAGCTGATCTCCTTTATCGAGTGTTATTTTTTTCTGTAAGGTAACAAAAATTAATTTGCCATTTTTACTTTTCACACATAGCGGTGTACCTTCTATCGATCGCTCATTTCGATCTAATGTTTGCTTTTCCGTCATTTCGATTGTTTTAAAAGTATAGCCAATGTTGACTTTCTTGTTTAATTCCCTAAAAGTTTCTTTTTCACCAAAAAGCATATTGGCTTTCATGGATGGCGAAAGCTCTTGGAGCTCCGATGTATTCTTAGCGATCGTAAGTGAAAAGGTATGATGATACCCGAATGTTGGCAGATAAGACTGGCATACAAGCGCATTATATGCACCATCCCCCTTCATTGCCAATATCGTTTGATACGGTGTCATATCAATTTCAAAATCGCTTTGTTCCGAGAGAATTTCACCGTGGTAAGTGGATATTCCTAACTTCTTCGCTTGGTAAAGAAGGTCCTCAGAGGAATCCGCAATCAACGCCTGTATGTCTAAAGTCTTTAAATGAGCTGCAAGGGCAATCGAAAAACTGCTCGCACCAACCATTATGACACCATTGGATGTCGTATTTGCCAAGCCCAGCTGCTTAGAAAGCGGTCCAATCGAAAAGCCATGGACACAAACCGTGATAAAGACTAAAGCAAAAGTTAATGATGTTAAAATACTTGCGTTTTGATAACCATCCGCGATCAATACTTCAGCAAAATAACCAGAGACAGCCAATGCGACGATCCCTCTTGGAGCGATCCATCCTACTAATGCTTTCTCCTTTAACGTAAGCTCTGTTCCAATTGTGGAAATCCAAATCGAGAGCGGTCGTACAAGAAAAAGCATCACTACGACAAAGCTGATAATCGGCCATGTGAATGTTTCGGTCAGAATCTCTCTCGTTAACGAAGCAGTAAGTAAAATGAAAACAGTAGAGGTTAACAGAACTGATACATCTTCCATAAAATGCCCGGTACTGCCAATGGAGCGGATATATTTTTTTGTGCGGGCTAATGTAATGCCCATGATCGTCACGGCAAGCATTCCCGTTTCATGCATGATCACTTCTCCGATCGAGAAACAAATTAATACGAAACATAAAATAAACGGGGATTTTAGGTATTCAGGAATTATCCCTTTTCCAATCAGGAGACTTACCAGTATACCAATGATATATCCAGCCATCACAGCGAGCAATGCAGCACCAAAGAAAGGAATAAAATCACTGAATTCAAATGACTCAGCAGATGTAATTTTTATGATTTCATACGCGAATAAGGCGAGGAGTGGGCCGATTGGATCAACGATAATTCCTTCCCATTTCAGTACAGAAGAAACCCTTGTTTTTAATTTAGCCTGTCTTAGTAATGGAATAATAACAGTTGGGCCTGTGACAACAAATAACCCACCAATGATAAATGAAATTTCCAGGTTAAGACCTGCAATAAAGTGAGCAGCTAAAGCACCGCCAATCCATGCTAAGAACGCGCCAAATGTTACGATGCGATAAACAGATTTAGAAATTCCTCTAAGCTCACGTATATCAAGGCTTGTACTTCCTTCAAATAAAATCAGGGCAACAGCAAGTGAAATAATTGGGCTGTATAGACTGCCAATCGCTTCCTGTGGATTGATAAAACCGGTAATCGGACCTATCAGTAGTCCGGCAATAGACATGATCACGATGGATGGCCATTGGATTCTCCATGCCAGCCATTGAGAAAAAATCCCAAGTGATATCACTATAACAATACTAAACAAAGCAAATTCTGACGCTATCATCATCACCTTCTGATTGTGTTAGACTTTCAGATAAGTATAGCTTTTCGTTTCTGTATTGTAAAAAAATACGCGCTGACAATAAATGACGATGTTCTGTTTATCACGGTGCTAACCGTCTGTAAGACTCCCACTTCAAGCTTGAAGTATCACAAAGAAGCTAGGTGGGGGATAAACGGACGATAACTTCCTGATAAGTCTCACTTTATGATATACTTTTAAAAAATGGTTGGAGGTAATGTCGTTGAGTATTCACTTCAAAGTGGAAAGGTATGTGCAAGTATCTAAACAAGCAGCATATGAAGCTTTACTTGATCTCGATTCTGCAAAGGATTGGATGCAAGGATTAGTTAGGATAGAACGCTTAGACAGCGGGCCGTTGGCGGTGGGAAGCGAGTGGAAAGAAACACGAAAAATGTTTGGTACCCAAGCTACTGAACATTTTGAGGTGGTTGAACTTGATGAACCAGATAAGGTAGTTTTCCGTTGCGATGGAACAAAAGGAACGACTGGAAAAGGAGAATATTTGTTTACCTATCTTCTTACCTCTGGACAAGATCAAACAAAGATTACATTGCACGGTGAAATAAGCGGACTTACAGGATTTGCTAAATTGTTTGGTAAAATGATTGCCGGAACTTTCAAAAAAGCATGCGCCAAAGACTTAGATGCGTTAAAAAATTTCCTGGAAAACTGAGCAGTATACTGCCCTGAGACCTCTATTCTGGTTCAGGGCAGTGTGCTTCAAATCTCATTATTAAAAAGTATTTGATCTTGAGTAATGTCAATGATCTTTAGTCTGTTGGTTTTCTTAATAAATACAGATTTATATTTAATAGATCCATTTGACTCTTCATAGAGAATAATTCGTTTATAGGGATTATTCTCTTTTATATTGACCGTATATTGGTCTATCTCCATATAGTTCTCCATATATCCATATTCTTGTAACTCTTCTTGTGCTTCTCCGCTTATGTCACCTGTGTTACAAGCTGTCAAGCTAAACACGATGATACATAACCATACTAATTTTTTCATTATAACCACTCCTGTTATCTATTCTTTCCCTATTTTAGTAGAAAAAATTAAATAACTGATGAGATGAGGATGAGAATTTAATGAGAGTGTACTATCGATTATCTTCATTGTAACATTTTACAAGAAATACCGATTTTTTTGTGTATTCTATCCAATGACACTAGTTAGACAAAAATATAGGATATAGATAAGCAAAAACGCAATTACCAAAAGATAGTAAAATAAGTGGTGAAGAAGGAGCGATCGTATGGGGGATAAGAGAAAAAAGTTAAACGGATTTGGTTTATTAGTTTGTGCACTGACAATGTTTTTATTAATGGCATGCAGCCAAGAAGGTTCTAGTAAGTCTGCATCAGGTGAAGGAGAAACAGCTTCAGTCAAGCTTATCCTGAACTGGTTTGCGAAAGCACAGCACGGTGGAATATATGCAGCAGAAGATCAAGGGATTTTTGCTGAGAACGATCTGGATGTCGCCATTGAACCCGGAGGTGCTCAAGTCTCGCCGATACAGCTGGTTTCTTCAGGAAGTGCTGAATTTGGGTTAGTACATGCTGATCAGCTTGTGACAGCTAGAAATGAAGGGATAGAATTAGTGGCTGTTGCTGCTACCATGCAAGGAAGTCCTCAAGCACTGATGTTTCATGAAGGGAAAGGAATAGAAGACTTCAGCGAAATGAATGGAAAGAAAGTATTTATTCAGCCAGGTATCGTTTACTGGGATTACTTACAAAATAATTATGATTTAAATGAAGTAGAAGAGCTAGCATATTCTGGTCAACATGCTAATTTCATCAGTGATCCGGATTCTGTCAGTCAGGCATTTGTCACTTCGGAACCATTTTTCTTAAAGCAAGAAGGGATCGAAACCGAAACAAAGCTGATCTCCGATTCCGGGTATGATCCGTATAATATTGTTTTGTTTGTTACAAAGGATTACCTGGAGGAAAATAAAGAGATTGTCCAACGAATGGTAACCTCATTCGTGGAGGGATGGAACTATTATAAAGAATCGCCGGATGAGATTACAGAAGTCATTCACAAAGAGACGCAAGATCTCTCATTAGAGGCGTTACAATTCGAACAGGAATCACAAGAAGAATTTGTCTTTGGCAGAGACGCAGCAGAACATGGTGTTGGCTATATGACAGAGGAGCGCTGGTCTACTTTAATTGACCAATTATATGAGTTAGAATTATTGGACGAAAAATTTGATGCCAATGATATTTTCACCACTGAATTTTTGCCAGAATAAAAAGTACGAAAGCTTAGCTAACCGTCTGTAAGACTCCCACTTCAAGCTTCGAGTATCACAAAGTACTAAATTTGAAGTAAACAGACGCTAACACCCTGATCAAAGTCTCACATTATAGTCAAGCATAAGCCGCATGTAACACGCATATCTTAGATGAGATGTCGTGCTACACGCGGTTTTTCTTATCAGTAAAGAAAGAAAAGTACAGTCACAGCAGTAATCACTTTGAACATGAAGCTGAGTTCCTATAATATGGATTATGTTAACTAGCAGCTTAGTGGTCATTTTGAAA is a genomic window of Gracilibacillus salinarum containing:
- a CDS encoding SRPBCC family protein translates to MQVSKQAAYEALLDLDSAKDWMQGLVRIERLDSGPLAVGSEWKETRKMFGTQATEHFEVVELDEPDKVVFRCDGTKGTTGKGEYLFTYLLTSGQDQTKITLHGEISGLTGFAKLFGKMIAGTFKKACAKDLDALKNFLEN
- a CDS encoding ABC transporter substrate-binding protein produces the protein MGDKRKKLNGFGLLVCALTMFLLMACSQEGSSKSASGEGETASVKLILNWFAKAQHGGIYAAEDQGIFAENDLDVAIEPGGAQVSPIQLVSSGSAEFGLVHADQLVTARNEGIELVAVAATMQGSPQALMFHEGKGIEDFSEMNGKKVFIQPGIVYWDYLQNNYDLNEVEELAYSGQHANFISDPDSVSQAFVTSEPFFLKQEGIETETKLISDSGYDPYNIVLFVTKDYLEENKEIVQRMVTSFVEGWNYYKESPDEITEVIHKETQDLSLEALQFEQESQEEFVFGRDAAEHGVGYMTEERWSTLIDQLYELELLDEKFDANDIFTTEFLPE
- a CDS encoding cation:proton antiporter; its protein translation is MMIASEFALFSIVIVISLGIFSQWLAWRIQWPSIVIMSIAGLLIGPITGFINPQEAIGSLYSPIISLAVALILFEGSTSLDIRELRGISKSVYRIVTFGAFLAWIGGALAAHFIAGLNLEISFIIGGLFVVTGPTVIIPLLRQAKLKTRVSSVLKWEGIIVDPIGPLLALFAYEIIKITSAESFEFSDFIPFFGAALLAVMAGYIIGILVSLLIGKGIIPEYLKSPFILCFVLICFSIGEVIMHETGMLAVTIMGITLARTKKYIRSIGSTGHFMEDVSVLLTSTVFILLTASLTREILTETFTWPIISFVVVMLFLVRPLSIWISTIGTELTLKEKALVGWIAPRGIVALAVSGYFAEVLIADGYQNASILTSLTFALVFITVCVHGFSIGPLSKQLGLANTTSNGVIMVGASSFSIALAAHLKTLDIQALIADSSEDLLYQAKKLGISTYHGEILSEQSDFEIDMTPYQTILAMKGDGAYNALVCQSYLPTFGYHHTFSLTIAKNTSELQELSPSMKANMLFGEKETFRELNKKVNIGYTFKTIEMTEKQTLDRNERSIEGTPLCVKSKNGKLIFVTLQKKITLDKGDQLVVLAA